GCTCGCCCTTGTTGCCTTCGCGGCGCGCGATGATGTCCGTCACGCTGCGGCCGCGGCGCTGCGCCACCATGCGCGGCGACTGCTGGTTCATCAGCCCGTCGAAGATCGCCCGCACCATGTTGTACGGGTTGGACGAGCCCATCGACTTGCAGACGACGTCGCCGACGCCGAGCGCTTCGAACACCGCGCGCAGCGGACCGCCGGCGATCACGCCGGTACCGGCCGGCGCCGGACGCACGATCACCTTGCCGGCGCCGTGATGGCCGAACACGTCGTGATGCAGCGTGCGGCCGTCCTTCAGCGGCACGCGGATCAGCGACTTCTTGGCTTCCTCGGTCGCCTTGCGGATCGCCTCGGGCACTTCGCGCGCCTTGCCGTGGCCGTAGCCGACGCGGCCGCGCTGGTCGCCGACCACCACGAGCGCGGCGAAGCCGAAGCGGCGTCCGCCCTTCACCACCTTCGCGACGCGGTTGATGTGAACGAGCTTGTCGACGAACTCGTTGTCGCGCTCCTCGCGGTCGTTCCGGTGTTCCCGGCGGCCCCGACGCTCGCGGCCACCGCCGCCTTCACCTTCTTCACGTGCCATAGTCGTATGTCCTCAGAATTCCAGGCCGCCCTCGCGGGCAGCGTCGGCGAGCGCCTTGATGCGCCCGTGATAGATGTAGCCGCCGCGGTCGAACACGACCTGCTTGACGCCCTTGGCCAGCGCGCGTTCGGCGATCTTCTTGCCGACCGAACTCGCGGCCTCGACGTTCCAGGTCTTGGGCGCCTTGCCGTCCTTCTCGTTGGTCGAGGCGGCGGCGACGGTCGCCTGGTCGCGGTCGTCGATGATCTGCGCGTAGATGTGGCGGCCCGAGCGGAACACCGACAGGCGCGGACGCCCGTAAGCATGGCTCGTGAGCTTGAAGCGCGTGCGCTTCTGGCGGCGCTTGAACAGGGAGATCGTCATTTCTTCTTGCCTTCCTTGCGGCGGACATATTCGCCCTCGTACCGCACGCCCTTGCCCTTGTAGGGCTCCGGCTTGCGATAGGCGCGGATTTCGGCGGCGACCTGGCCGACGAGCTGCTTGTCCATCCCGGCGACGGTGAGGAGCGTGGGCTTCTCCGCCGTGATCGTGATGCCGTCCGGGATCGGATAGGCCACGTCGTGGCTGAAGCCGAGCTGCAGGTTCAGGTTCTTGCCCTGCACCGCGGCGCGGTAGCCGACGCCCTGGATCTCGAGCTTGGAGGTGAAGCCGGTGGTGACGCCGGTGACGAGGTTGTTCACCAGCGTGCGGGACATGCCCCACATCGCCCGCGCGCGATCCATCTCCTCGCGCGGCGTGACGGTGATGCCGTCCTCGCCGACCGACGCATCGACCTCGGCCACCAGCGTGACCTTGAGCTCGCCCTTGGGACCCTTCACGGAGACGGTCTTGCCGTTCACCGAGGCGGTTACGCCCTTGGGAAGCGGGACCGGCTTTTTGCCGATTCGTGACATCTATCGTTCTCCTAGAACACCTGGCAGAGGACTTCGCCGCCCACATTGGCGTCGCGGGCATGGGCGTCGGTCATCACGCCCTTGGGCGTGGAGACGATCGACACGCCAAGACCCTGACGATGGGGCTTGAGGTCCTTCACCGAGGTGTAGACGCGGCGGCCCGGCGTCGAGACCCGCTTGAGTTCGCGGATGACGGGCTGGCCTTCATGATATTTCAGCTCGATCTCGAGCTCGCGGGCGCCGGTCTTCAGCTCGACTTCGGTATAGCCGCGGATGAAGCCTTCGTCCTTGAGCACGTCGAGAAGACGGGCGCGCAGGCGCGAATTGGGGGATTTGATCTTGCCGAGGCCCCGCAACTGTCCGTT
The nucleotide sequence above comes from Rhizomicrobium sp.. Encoded proteins:
- the rpsE gene encoding 30S ribosomal protein S5; protein product: MAREEGEGGGGRERRGRREHRNDREERDNEFVDKLVHINRVAKVVKGGRRFGFAALVVVGDQRGRVGYGHGKAREVPEAIRKATEEAKKSLIRVPLKDGRTLHHDVFGHHGAGKVIVRPAPAGTGVIAGGPLRAVFEALGVGDVVCKSMGSSNPYNMVRAIFDGLMNQQSPRMVAQRRGRSVTDIIARREGNKGEQASA
- the rplR gene encoding 50S ribosomal protein L18; this translates as MTISLFKRRQKRTRFKLTSHAYGRPRLSVFRSGRHIYAQIIDDRDQATVAAASTNEKDGKAPKTWNVEAASSVGKKIAERALAKGVKQVVFDRGGYIYHGRIKALADAAREGGLEF
- the rplF gene encoding 50S ribosomal protein L6, which codes for MSRIGKKPVPLPKGVTASVNGKTVSVKGPKGELKVTLVAEVDASVGEDGITVTPREEMDRARAMWGMSRTLVNNLVTGVTTGFTSKLEIQGVGYRAAVQGKNLNLQLGFSHDVAYPIPDGITITAEKPTLLTVAGMDKQLVGQVAAEIRAYRKPEPYKGKGVRYEGEYVRRKEGKKK
- the rpsH gene encoding 30S ribosomal protein S8; its protein translation is MAMTDPVGDLLTRIRNGQLRGLGKIKSPNSRLRARLLDVLKDEGFIRGYTEVELKTGARELEIELKYHEGQPVIRELKRVSTPGRRVYTSVKDLKPHRQGLGVSIVSTPKGVMTDAHARDANVGGEVLCQVF